A single window of Colletotrichum destructivum chromosome 9, complete sequence DNA harbors:
- a CDS encoding Putative Zinc finger, MYND-type, whose protein sequence is MPIPDFANEAIFPAFDGLPIEDAGAADPPSYAASSEPPSYVPPPPPDPPSYSDSQSSASAATTSLIDTAATTPAATSATAVVTTPKPSSHDAREEWFLVAEVRQNMTITKPTLVVVDRAGTEFAVTFEDRGIDLRPVRQGWTIVVPRAVRTAPKGGKRGFVRVPEGRGTGVKYVPGGLERIGELGARVRGEGEEEEGEKGEEGKGFRGRCAGCGSLEGEDGGALKSCTACGVARYCGKECQKEDWKTHKNDCKILRGMVNAWGL, encoded by the exons ATGCCGATCCCGGACTTCGCCAACGAGGCCATCTTCCCGGCCTTTGACGGCCTCCccatcgaggacgccggcgccgccgatccGCCCTCCTACGCCGCGTCCTCCGAGCCCCCGTCCTacgtgccgccgccgcccccggaCCCGCCGTCGTACTCGGACTCGCAGTCTTCCGCATCTGCCGCCACGACGTCCCTGATCGACacggcggccacgacgcccgccgccacctccgccaccgccgtcgtcaccacGCCCAAGCCATCGTCGCACGACGCGCGGGAGGAGTggttcctcgtcgccgaggtgcgGCAGAACATGACCATCACGAAGCCGACCCTCGTGGTCGTGGACCGCGCCGGGACCGAGTTCGCCGTGACATTTGAGGACCGGGGGATCGACCTGCGGCCGGTGAGGCAGGGGTGGACGATCGTCGTGCCGCGGGCGGTGAGGACGGCGCCCAAGGGGGGCAAGAGGGGGTTCGTGCGGGTGccggaggggaggggcacGGGGGTGAAGTACGTCCCGGGCGGGCTGGAGAGGATCGGGGAGCTGGGGGCGAGGGTgcggggggaaggggaggaggaggagggggagaagggggaggaggggaaggggttcAGGGGCAGGTGTGCCGGGTGCGGGAGCCTCGAgggggaggacggcggcgcgttGAAGAGTTGCACTGCGTGCGGCGTCGCAAGGTACTGCGGCAAG GAATGCCAGAAGGAGGATTGGAAGACGCACAAGAACGACTGCAAGATTCTGAGGGGCATGGTGAACGCGTGGGGGTTATGA
- a CDS encoding Putative prolyl 4-hydroxylase, alpha subunit, translating into MPMKPQKTSYTSNDVAVPADFLSRPPPPGAPPVTLRKIDWSATPLPENGPRYAAVIDNVLTADECARLVRMAEDSAKDRGDAGDEPWQPAMVNIGPGWEVLEPHYRNSDRIIWDQQEVVDRLWARCRLAPGLEDQLKEVAGVGKTRKGEETRWVFNRFNKRMRFLRYQKGQFFRPHCDGPYGEEGADGTVFRTWHTVHLYLNDSVAEVGPEKSGLVGGATTFLSGDEKRRVDVDPRAGRVLIFQHAGLYHCGDDVVEGTKLTMRTDILYELVKTKIEKGRQSR; encoded by the exons ATGCCCATGAAACCGCAGAAGACGTCCTACACATCCAATGACgtcgccgtccccgccgacTTCCtctccaggccgccgccccccgGCGCGCCGCCCGTGACGCTGAGAAAGATCGACTGGTCCGCGACGCCGCTGCCCGAGAACGGGCCGCGCTACGCCGCCGTGATCGACAACGTgctcaccgccgacgagtGCGCGCGGCTGGTCCGCATGGCTGAGGACAGCGCCAAGGATCgcggcgacgcgggcgacgagccGTGGCAGCCGGCCATGGTGAACATCGGGCCCGGGTGGGAGGTGCTCGAGCCGCACTACCGAAACAGCGACCGCATCATCTGGGACCAGcaggaggtcgtcgaccgGCTGTGGGCGCGGTGCCGGCTCGCTCCCGGGCTGGAGGACCAGCTGAAGGAGGTGGCCGGCGTGGGGAAGAcgagaaagggagaggagacGCGGTGGGTGTTTAACCGGTTCAACAAGCGGATGAGGTTTCTGAGGTACCAAAAGGGGCAGTTTTTCAGGC CACACTGCGACGGCCCCTacggcgaagagggcgcgGATGGGACCGTCTTCCGGACGTGGCACACCGTCCACCTCTACCTCAACGACTCGGTGGCCGAGGTCGGGCCAGAGAAGTCAGGCCTCGTGGGGGGCGCGACGACGTTCCTgtcgggcgacgagaagcggcgggtcgacgtcgacccgCGGGCCGGCAGGGTGCTCATCTTCCAGCACGCGGGGCTGTACCactgcggcgacgacgtcgtcgaggggaCCAAGCTCACTATGAGGACCGACATCCTATACGAGCTGGTGAAGACCAAGATCGAGAAGGGTCGTCAGAGTCGGTGA
- a CDS encoding Putative glycoside hydrolase, family 76, six-hairpin glycosidase superfamily, whose translation MKRSFIARAAAALLLSSGFANAVYSIASDDEIKSSAKTLAYDLMSFYDGNLTGHTPGILPGPPPNGDYYWWEAGAMWGTMIDYWHLTGDATYNDVVMQAMLHQVGPDRDYMPPNYTASLGNDDQGFWGMSAMTAAENGFPNPPEDEAQWLALAQAVFNTMASPERHDTTCGGGLRWQIPFSNNGYNYKNSIANGCFFNIGARLARYTKNQTYADWAEKTWDWMTNVGFIDADYNIYDGGHVEQNCTDINKAQFSYNNGVFLLGAAMMYNYTDGDTKWKSRLDGLINGTFNLFFPNNIAFEIACEEHNTCTTDMLSFKGYVARWMSVVTQVAPYTAGTILPVLKTSAEAAIKQCTGQDNQRTCGFKWSTGTYDGTKGAGQQMNVLAAVSSLLINSIKPPVTNTTGGISKGDPNAGSHSDNLLGELSPVTTADKAGAGILTFLMLASAAGTFGWMSFGA comes from the exons ATGAAACGCTCCTTTATCGCTCGCGCTGCGGCggcccttctcctctccaGCGGCTTCGCCAACGCCGTATACTCGATCGCCTCAGACG ATGAAATCAAGTCGTCGGCCAAGACCCTTGCTTACGATCTCATGAGCTTCTACGACGGCAACCTGACTGGCCACACGCCCGGTATCTTGCCCGGCCCTCCGCCGAATGGCGATTACTACTGGTGGGAGGCCGGTGCCATGTGGGGTACCATGATTGATTACTGGCACTTGACCGGCGATGCCACCTACAACGACGTCGTCATGCAAGCCATGCTGCACCAAGTCGGCCCCGACCGCGACTACATGCCCCCCAACTACACGGCCTCGCTGGGCAACGACGATCAAGGATTCTGGGGCATGTCCGCCAtgaccgccgccgagaacggcTTCCCGAACCCGCCTGAGGATGAGGCTCAATGGCTTGCCCTAGCCCAGGCCGTCTTCAACACTATGGCGAGCCCGGAAAGGCACGACACCACGTGTGGAGGCGGTCTCCGCTGGCAGATTCCCTTCTCTAACAACGGGTACAACTACAAGAACA GCATTGCAAACGGTTGCTTCTTCAACATTGGCGCTAGACTGGCGCGGTATACCAAGAACCAGACGTATGCCGACTGGGCCGAGAAGACTTGGGACTGGATGACGAACGTCGGcttcatcgacgccgactaCAACATCTACGACGGTGGTCATGTCGAGCAGAACTGCACCGACATCAACAAGGCCCAGTTTTCTTACAACAACGGCGttttcctcctcggcgccgccatgaTGTACAACTAC ACGGACGGAGACACCAAGTGGAAATCGCGCCTCGACGGTCTCATCAACGGCACCTTCAACTTGTTCTTCCCCAACAACATCGCTTTTGAGATTGCTTGCGAGGAACACAACACTTGCACGACTGACATGTTGAGTTTCAAGGGCTACGTCGCTCGATGGATGTCGGTCGTGACCCAGGTCGCACCCTATACCGCCGGAACAATTCTGCCGGTGCTCAAGACATCGGCCGAAGCCGCGATCAAGCAGTGCACAGGACAGGACAACCAGCGGACGTGTGGCTTCAAATGGAGCACAGGCACCTACGACGGGACCAAGGGAGCCGGTCAGCAGATGAACGTGCTGGCCGCCGTGTCGTCTCTCCTCATCAACTCAATCAAGCCGCCGGTGACAAATACCACAGGCGGTATCTCCAAgggagacccaaacgccgGCAGTCATTCAGACAACCTGCTCGGAGAACTCAGCCCGGTAACAACAGCGGACAAGGCGGGCGCCGGCATCCTGACGTTTTTGATGCTggcgtccgccgccggcacctTTGGCTGGATGAGTTTCGGAGCGTGA
- a CDS encoding Putative ubiquitin 3 binding protein But2, which yields MFSKTLLALFVAATSAVASPLLSARQSTPPPTSFAPSAIFTYNTRNGAITPSSYGGVVSKSTSNAGNDLTALLTFTYPQAAAGKKCQLWFYLDAPTSSVSGSRKLDVYTSTKPAPASGSTGWGAGGPGNQRDVNLGRWSVAPGGWATWDATYGAYLTAPTDCKAPGAVEGFELVGVWDNDYVSWNAQVSGARIAYF from the coding sequence ATGTTCTCCAAGActctcctcgccctcttcgtcgccgcgacctcggccgtcgcgaGCCCCCTCCTCTCGGCCCGCCAGTccaccccgccgccgacctcctTCGCCCCCTCGGCCATCTTCACCTACAACACCCGCAACGGCGCCAtcaccccctcctcctacggcggcgtcgtctccAAGTCCACCTccaacgccggcaacgaCCTCACCGCCCTCCTGACCTTCACCTACCCGCAGGCCGCCGCGGGAAAGAAGTGCCAGCTCTGGTTCTACCTCGACGCGCCCACCTCGAGCGTCTCGGGCAGCCGCAAGCTCGACGTCTACACCTCCACCAAGCCGGCCCCCGCGTCCGGGTCCACCGGCTggggcgccggcgggccgGGGAACCAGCGCGacgtcaacctcggccgGTGGTCCGTCGCCCCTGGCGGCTGGGCGACCTGGGACGCAACCTACGGGGCGTACctcacggcgccgacggactGCAAGGcgcccggcgccgttgaGGGGTTCGAACTCGTCGGCGTCTGGGACAACGACTACGTCTCCTGGAACGCCCAGGTCTCGGGCGCGCGCATCGCCTACTTTTAA
- a CDS encoding Putative major facilitator superfamily, MFS transporter superfamily: MMAEKVQNLPSHDTPPHDGDGGGDQEKRSTDQGEEGSTTTTEAKIPPGRSRAQTAVLMLALCMSVFLAALDAVIITTALPTIAREVGASDSGFAWIGAAYLLANAASVPFWGRLSDVFGRKSILVLADAVFMVGSVASALARAPGALVAGRAVQGLGGGGLMALVNITVGDLFSPRERGAYFGVIGAVWGLASGVGPLIGGGLTEVVSWRWCFWVNLPIAGASLVILVFFLRVHEPRTPLVKGLAAIDWLGALTFTGATLMLLLGLQFGGVRDPWGSPTVVCLIVFGAVGYGVFALVERSARYPLMPGSLFRNRSVVACYAADFCHGLGFAAVAFFLPLYFQAVLGAGPVQSGVWLLATALPLAACTVGVGVAIKRTGRYVEIVRGSMALSAVALGLFVTLPARRDWPRLVLFQVVAALGVSPNLQALLIAVQVQVWPGDVAAGTAAFAFVRHVALGTGVVVGQVIFQSVMGRHTGRMAEAGVPQEVAASLGAGSAIAAHGVVVEALGEAQKEVVRAAVADGISKLWIFFCVASGVGLAATFFVRQVELSREHTETRTGLKAEEAKVVEDERTRVRATKGDNAV, translated from the coding sequence ATGATGGCTGAAAAGGTCCAGAATCTTCCTTCACACGACACGCCGCCGcacgatggagatggaggaggcgaCCAAGAGAAGAGAAGTACCGACCAAGGCGAGGAAGGCAGCACGACAACCACGGAGGCCAAGATACCGCCGGGCCGCAGCCGGGCCCAGACAGCTGTCCTGATGCTGGCGCTTTGCATGtccgtcttcctcgcggCGCTCGATGCCGTCATCATcacgacggcgctgccgacCATCGCGCGCGAGGTCGGGGCCTCGGACTCGGGCTTCGCCTGGATCGGCGCCGCCTACCttctcgccaacgccgcgtCGGTGCCGTTCTGGGGCCGACTCAGCGACGTCTTCGGGCGCAAGTCAATCCTCGTcctggccgacgccgtcttcatgGTGGGCAGCGTCGCGTCGGCgctcgcgcgcgcgccaGGGGCGCTCGTGGCGGGCCGCGCCGTGCAGGGgctcgggggcggcgggctgaTGGCGCTCGTCAACATCACGGTGGGCGACCTGTTCAGCCCGCGGGAGCGTGGGGCGTACTTTGgggtcatcggcgccgtctggggcctcgccaGCGGCGTCGGGCCGctcatcggcggcgggctgacGGAGGTCGTGTCGTGGCGGTGGTGCTTCTGGGTCAACCTCCCGATCGCAGGCGCCTCGCTGGTgatcctcgtcttcttcttgcgcgTCCACGAGCCCAGGACACCCCTCGTTAAGGGGCTGGCGGCCATCGACTGGCTCGGCGCGCTCACCTTCACGGGTGCGACGCTGATGCTCCTTCTCGGGCTGCAGTTCGGTGGGGTCCGAGACCCCTGGGGCTCGCCGACGGTCGTCtgcctcatcgtcttcggTGCCGTCGGCTACGGCGTCTTCGCGCTGGTCGAGCGCTCGGCGCGGTATCCGCTGATGCCAGGGTCGCTGTTCCGCAACCGTTCGGTGGTCGCCTGCTACGCGGCCGACTTCTGTCACGGGCTGGGGTTCGCGGCTGTGGCCTTCTTTCTGCCGCTGTATTTCCAGGCGGTGCTCGGCGCGGGGCCGGTGCAGTCGGGCGTGTGGCTGCTcgcgacggcgctgccgctggcGGCGTGCACCGTGGGCGTCGGAGTCGCGATCAAGCGGACGGGACGGTACGTCGAGATCGTGCGGGGGTCGATGGCGCtgtcggcggtggcgctCGGGCTGTTCGTGACGCTGCCGGCGCGGCGCGACTGGCCGCGGCTGGTACTGTTCCAGGTGGTCGCGGCGCTCGGGGTGTCGCCGAACCTACAGGCGCTGCTGATCGcggtgcaggtgcaggtgtGGCCGGGGGAcgtggcggcggggacggcggcgttcgCGTTCGTGAGGCACGTCGCGCTCGGGACGGGCGTGGTGGTCGGGCAGGTCATCTTCCAGAGCGTCATGGGCCGGCACACCGGGAGGATGGCGGAGGCCGGGGTGCCGCaggaggtggcggcgagcCTCGGGGCGGGGTCGGCGATCGCGGCGCACGGGGTGGTGGTCGAGGCGCTGGGGGAGGCTCAGAAGGAGGTCGtcagggcggcggtggcggacggAATCAGCAAGCTGTGGATCTTCTTCTGCGTCGCGTCCGGGGtcgggctggcggcgacCTTCTTTGTGCGTCAGGTCGAGCTGAGCCGGGAGCACACGGAGACGCGGACGGGGTtgaaggcggaggaggccaaggttgttgaggacgagaggacgagggtgagGGCGACGAAGGGCGATAATGCGGTCTGA